Within Cercospora beticola chromosome 6, complete sequence, the genomic segment TGATTTAAAGCTTTGTCTTCTCAATGGTCGGTCATGGGGTAGTGGTATGCTCAATCAGTCATTTCCGTTCCAGAGAAATGCTTGAGTTATCGGTTGCGCTCGACATCACTTCACATGGCGTGCGTATAGCGCCATGAAAATGTATTCAATACCTCCAACGACGACTGAGCCATTGGCCAGTTTGTTCGCTTCGTTCTGAAAAGATCAGTGCAGGCTCAGTGCTCCTCGTGAGCGAAAGCACTCGGCTGTGCTTTGGCCAAAAGTTGCCTTCGTGACTTCGCATGTTTTGCACAGCCACCTCCAAGCGCCTACTATCCTGCTCTACCAGTCTGACCATCTTTCTCCCGGCCATCACACCCTCCCCACTCCATCCTCACAATTCAATCTCAATCTCCCCCGTCGCAGGCCGACTCTGACAAGATCCCTTGCGGCCGATCTCCCTCCGGACCATAAACCTGTCCCTTCACAATCTTCACTTCACAAGAACCACACATCGCGCTTCGACACCCATATTTAGGTTTCAGTCCAGCTTGTTCTGCAAGCTGCAGAATTGTGAGATTGTCTTTTGCGTGCCATGTGGTTTGGACATTCGATTTTGTGAAGAGGACCGAAGCTTGTGGTGGGTAGTCTTCGATGTCTGCCATCGTGTCGGAGTTTCCTGCGTTGATGAGATCAGATGATTGAAGTTTTGGTATGGGAaggggaggaggagaggatgtTGTGGCGAGACTGGTGAGAGTGACGTTGGAGGCGGGTAATGGTTTAGCCAGAGGATCGAAGAAAGTCAGTCCAAGTCCCATCAAATATTGATGCTTCCCTCCAGACAAGCATGTCTTCCCAGTCTCCTTTGGAATTTGCGGTCAGTCTTCAAACACATCGTCTCTCCATCAACAACGCACGCGCACCCATCATGAGAATGAGCCTTAATGCTCTTTACAGATCGTAGATCATGCGCATATGTATGACCCACACCTCGATGCTTCTGTGCCAGCCAACGACATCATGTTGTCTTTGAGCACAGCGCAGCTCATCTTCACATTCAGATATTGGGTGGTGTCCACAGAGCGAACACCATCGAAGTCTATCGAGATAATTTTTGCACCTGGAGCCGAGGTCTAGAAGACCGGGGATTCAGGTCACGGATGTAGCGAGGAACTTCCCCAGTCACATTGGCACAACAACTCCTGGCAAGTAACTGAATGGGTAACAGAGAGGATCTGTTCTGCACTCGGAGCATACATGTGCGACGACCAAAGACTCAGACAGAGACGTATCGGTACGTAGGGAATTATAGTATTGAACAGGCTACATGTGAGATGATGAGTAGTCTAGGAATCGGAGGTGCTCAATCGCAATAGCTCTCCCATGGGCACGGGGCGTCGATTGCGCGGAATAGCATCTTGTCCTCCTTCGTCCAAGTTGTGCGGTCGATCACCTCAACATTCGGTCCCTTCTTTCCCATGAATGGTCGACGCAGAGGCAGACAATGTTTCGAAGTATCCGGAAGCTCTCCTTTCTGGAAGTAACGTCGGACCGTTTTGGCATAGCAGAGGCTCGATTCTGCCCGACCAGTGTGGCCCTCTCCGTCCGTGATCAGGAGACCAGATCCCTTGAAACGACTTTGCATTGTTTGTGCGGCTGGTAAACCAGTGACACCATCGACGAGGTTGCTACTGAACAGTATGGGATTGGCTGTGACGTTTGAGGCAACCGCATGCTTGTCACCAAAACGCCAGCCGAATTGGATGGGCCAGTTGAAGTAGGTCATACCCCGAGAGGCTTGGACATCTGCGGTCAATGGTATGACTCTGCGCAGCGGCTCCAACTGCTGTGTTCTGAATTCTTGCGGTGACAAGCGGACGGTCAAATCACCGCCTCGAATCACCTAGTTCGGGGCTGATATCGCTTAGTTTGGGTGCGACAAGATATGGTGAACGACTTACCAACGTTGTCATTCGACATATCAGCATCGAGCGGGATCCTTGTTCCTTGAGTGCTGTTCCGGCCTCCGTCGCCTTTTCCGGCCTACGTTGCCGTGTCAGTCAGCACTTTATGCACTTGCGCTCGATCCCTTCTAAGACAGCATGCTTACAAAACTTTCGTTTGTTCCAAGAGGGGCATTGCCTGTGGGCAATCGACTCAACACCTCGGCAACTGCTGGCCTAGAGGCATAGGGTCAGCATGGGCTCGTTATCAAGAAATGCGGGTCTTCGTACCACTTGAGCAGTGGGCGACTATTGAGGCGTGCCATCATGGCTCTCACGTTAGAGGCATCGATCGTCTTCCCAGGGTTGATGGGATCCGGACGTGGACCGTTTTTTTCCAAGTCCAGCACTATGTTCTCCCATCGTCGCTCGGTGTCGCGAGAAGAATTTCCGGCCCACATCGAGCAATTTTCAGGACCTGCCAGGGCACAATATTCGGAGAACTTATGGACTGGATCGTCGGCGGTCAAAGAACTGACGGTGGGGTTCCCCTTGAACCACGCCTCAGAGTCTGTTGCTTGTCAGCTAGCCGCATCGATAACAAGGGCGCACCGCTGCACTCACCAACGACCCCGTCCAACAAGAGTCTATTCACTCTGTTTGGCTgcatggcggcgaggagcGCTCCTAGCACAGTGCCGTAGGAGGCGCCGAAGAGCGAAACAGGTTCTTCACCTTTGTTCCATTTGAGAGCGACTTTCTGCAGCGAATCGATAGCCTGCTTTTCTCTCCACTCGCCATGGCGCTCGACAAATTCCACCATATCTCTGACGACCATggctgaagaagaaaagtTGGCAATCTTGGATCCAGCATTTGGATTCGTCGCGGGATCCCACATGCACTGGCGCATTGgaagccgccgccgcagTTCTCATACTTGAGAGCGGGACTTGGTTTGATCTGTCGCGCTGTCAGCACTGTGTACCCTCTGTCTCTTCCTCTTGTTCTGAGGTGACTCTCGTGGGGTGCTCACATCTGTCCAGTTGAATTTTGGAGAAAGTGACCCGAATTCGAATTGCGGCTCTGGGATTAGATCATCCggaggtggaagaggtgaTGCGTGGATGAGGGTTGCAAGTGTTGCAGCGAGGGAAAGGATCTTGCATGTGCTAGCCATGGCTGAACAATGTGGATTGCGGATGGAGAATGAATGTTGGCGAATGCTGGTGATGTGCGTATGGTGAGTGTATGATTGTTGACTTCAAGGATGAGCTGCGAAGATTGACTGTGGTCGGGTGGCAGCGACGCGTTGCTTGTTGCTACGGCGGCAAGAGCAGTACAGCAGTGTCGAGAAGCTGCAGTGCTCGGAGTGCAGCTACCTGAAGCCGCGTCGACCTGCTGAAGAGCAGCGACGGCTGTGGGTGAgcacttcatcttcgtctgaGCCACTGATTGCACATCCTGTGCGCGACATTCTTCAGAGAGCAAGCTGCCATTCGATTCAGCCTTCTTGGGCTGGCGAGCGCCTGAAGCAGAATTGACGACTCAAGGTAGTCGTTCCTCAGCATTGGACGATCTCAAGCAATCTCAGCTTCACGAGGAAATGATTCTGGACATGCATGTGGTTGATCGACAAACAGGCGAGCGTACGATTCATGATATATGAATACATAGCAGGGCTTGAGCCATATTCAAGATCACTACAGCCTGTTCAAGACGGGAAATCAGGTTAGCTTCTCCTTTGATTAACACATCCCGGAGGACACCGTCCGCCATTTGTGATCATGCAGCGACGATGCCGGGAACACCTACATTGAGGCATTGATTCAAAGCTCATGATTGTGCTATAGTACTGGCACAATCCTACCCGAGCGACTTCGCGCAGACAGTGAACCGCCGCAACTTCAAGATTCACAGCACTCGAAAAACTTCACTTGTGCAACGCGCGCCCCGAACTTAAAGTCCCAGCTCGACCGTTACAGTCACCATGCATCTCCGATCAAATACCTGCACTCAGACAAGCACTGTtacaacaacaatggcgcCACAACCTAAACGCAAGGCGAAACACTCCGACGAAGCAGCATACGTTCCTCGCCAACCTCAGAGACGCGCAAAGAAATCAGCCCTCCCGGAAGAAGCAAAGAAACCCAAGAAAGCCGCAGTTCCTTCTCGTCGCGACCCTCGAGCTCAGCTACTGGAAGCCCAGCAAGCACTCGATGCCGCAATCGACGACCGCAAAGAAGCCCAGCAATGCTACAATCAGACGCAGCAACGTCGATGTAACATGGAGCGCGAGAGAGATCTGATGAGAGTATTGAAGGGTTGGGAGTCCGGTGAGTGCATAGCGGCGGAAGAGAATCTTTGGAAGgcggaggaagaagtcgcgGAGGCGCAGGAGTGGGTTCGAGAGACACTCGAGGCGGAAGCGAAGTGTGGACCGCGCTTGAATTTGTTGTGGGAGACGGTGAGGCTtttggacgaggaggagggcgtTGTGAAGGTGAAGCGAGAAGATGATCAGAAAGATCAGAAGATGGCCatgagggagaagaaggaagtcgagTTTGACTCGGCAGTGGAG encodes:
- a CDS encoding uncharacterized protein (antiSMASH:Cluster_5), which gives rise to MAPQPKRKAKHSDEAAYVPRQPQRRAKKSALPEEAKKPKKAAVPSRRDPRAQLLEAQQALDAAIDDRKEAQQCYNQTQQRRCNMERERDLMRVLKGWESGECIAAEENLWKAEEEVAEAQEWVRETLEAEAKCGPRLNLLWETVRLLDEEEGVVKVKREDDQKDQKMAMREKKEVEFDSAVECN
- a CDS encoding uncharacterized protein (MEROPS:MER0000440~antiSMASH:Cluster_5), encoding MVVRDMVEFVERHGEWREKQAIDSLQKVALKWNKGEEPVSLFGASYGTVLGALLAAMQPNRVNRLLLDGVVDSEAWFKGNPTVSSLTADDPVHKFSEYCALAGPENCSMWAGNSSRDTERRWENIVLDLEKNGPRPDPINPGKTIDASNVRAMMARLNSRPLLKWPAVAEVLSRLPTGNAPLGTNESFAGKGDGGRNSTQGTRIPLDADMSNDNVIRGGDLTVRLSPQEFRTQQLEPLRRVIPLTADVQASRGMTYFNWPIQFGWRFGDKHAVASNVTANPILFSSNLVDGVTGLPAAQTMQSRFKGSGLLITDGEGHTGRAESSLCYAKTVRRYFQKGELPDTSKHCLPLRRPFMGKKGPNVEVIDRTTWTKEDKMLFRAIDAPCPWESYCD